One Theropithecus gelada isolate Dixy chromosome 3, Tgel_1.0, whole genome shotgun sequence genomic window carries:
- the LOC112620424 gene encoding LOW QUALITY PROTEIN: uncharacterized protein LOC112620424 (The sequence of the model RefSeq protein was modified relative to this genomic sequence to represent the inferred CDS: inserted 1 base in 1 codon; deleted 1 base in 1 codon; substituted 1 base at 1 genomic stop codon), with product MDHKARLPAGTXVFHISCVIGSVMPVRRRRGGKAEPPSACRAHLVQTSPPRGCCLHFCTFPRLGPCSLRPHHTXHSFFHTLSCASQAQGSQAWQSLCLEASMPNGPFERISWSFLSELPGLRALGRSLRSWRSAGGRVALSWLLECGAGAGGTGDLLLGLVVPAAGKGQLV from the exons ATGGACCACAAAGCCAGACTCCCGGCGGGGACATGAGTGTTCCACATAAGCTGCGTCATTGGTTCCGTGATGCCCGTTAGG AGGAGGAGGGGTGGGAAAGCCGAGCCCCCAAGTGCCTGCAGAGCCCACCTGGTGCAGACCTCGCCGCCTCGGGGCTGCTGCTTGCACTTCTGCACCTTCCCCCGACTGGGCCCCTGTTCCTTGAGGCCACACCACA CCCATTCATTTTTCCACACTCTGAGCTGTGCCTCCCAAGCCCAGGGCAGCCAGGCTTGGCAGAGCCTCTGCCTTGAGGCCAGCATGCCTAATGGCCCCTTTGAGAGGATTTCCTGGAGCTTCCTGTCTGAGCTTCCTGGCCTGAGGGCATTGGGAAGGAGCCTGCGGAGCTGGAGGTCAGCAGGTGGACGGGTCGCGCTGTCCTGGCTTTTGGAGTGTGGAGCCGGAGCGGGTGGGACAGGTGACCTGCTGCTGGGCTTGGTGGTCCCTGCTGCAGGGAAGGGGCAGCTGGTGTGA